The Motacilla alba alba isolate MOTALB_02 chromosome 23, Motacilla_alba_V1.0_pri, whole genome shotgun sequence genomic interval CACCCCGCGGGGCACTCACGTAGACGCGGGTGGGGTCGAAGGGGCACTCGCGGGACACCGGGGCGGTGCTGGCGGCGGAGCAGGGGGCCAGCAGCACCCGGCCCTGGTTGCCCAGGGTGAGGCCGATGGCCACGAGCAGcgccagcaggcagcacaggcagcacaggctgctgcaggcgCTCAGGGCCAGCAGCGCCCATttctgcaggagggagaggaagagcagggacacagggatgtcCCCTCCCCGGGATGGACCCAGAgaggggctgcgggggctgTGCAGGCTCTCTGGGAGGGCTGCACCCACCCCgggtgctgggagaggggctgggggcgctTACGAGGGCAGCAGGGCCGAGGTAacgggagagcagcagggcagagactCCACAGGAGACGGTCTGCGGGGAAGCACAGGGGGGTCGGcgaggagcagcccctggcccaggCACACCGGgcccctttccctgctggggctgtccctgggagctcGTCCAGGGCCAGCGTTCACCTCCCTCAGCCTCACCCAGTGAGGAGCCCCGGAGTGTGGAATTCCCCAGGAAAGGCTTCTTTAGGGCggggaaggggaggcagagcagcatccaTCCTGCATCCCATCTCCTCCCCACCCTACATCCCTCCCTACATCCCTCCCTCATCCCAAGCCCTCCCCACGCCCCcgccgtgtccccagccccgttCCCGGCGGTACCAGCAGCGCGGCGATGACAGCGGCGCTGTTGGTGACACCGTAGTGCAGGGAGGTGGCGTCGCGGGCGGTGACCACGAAGCGCAGGACGGAGCCGTGCACCAGGGCCCCGGTGATGAAGTTGAGGTGCCCGACGATGAGGAGGATGAGCCCCGTTTTCATCAGCACCTTTCGGTGGCCGCTGCGATCCAGGCGGCCTGAGAcgaggggagaggagggtgtGGGGTGGCCAGCAccgagctgtccctgcctgccacagGAATTTGGGGACAGCCCCAGAGGACGTGGCCCgtgctggcaggaggtgatGTGGAAGCCACCGGTAGCCCAGATATGCAGACCACTGGTCCAGCCGGCTCTCTTGGGACTGGAGCAAAGGTGTGGGACCAgtggccatggggacagggtccttgtggggctgggaagagctggggctcctcagagtgacaaagcagctctgggagagcagctgtgcccaaaCGGCAGCTCCGGGGCTGGGTTCGGGCAGCCAGCACTTCGAGGAGTGACCGGGGGGCTGTTCCCCCTCTGGAACCCACCCTGACACAGCCATCACCACCAGCGCTCggcccagctcctccctgacCCCACCCGAGTCCCTCAGCTCCTCCGCCTCCccccctgcctcagtttcccccgcAGAGGGCAGAGATGGAGCCCTCCTGTTGTGATCCCCGCCCAGAGCTGGACTCACCCGCTCGGCACATCTTCAGCGGGCCGCGATCAGCCCATCAGAGCCCCGCGGTGCCCCGGgggcctgccctgccctcagcccccgGATCCATCGGCTCtgggcgggagcggggctgggacGGGGCAGGACCAGGACACCGGGGCAGGACCAGGACACCGGGGCAGGACCAGGACACCGGGGCCACCCGGAGCCACCGCCTGCTGCTCCAGTTCCTGTCAGACCAGCTCCCCGGGACAAAGGGATAACTCCACCTTCTCCTGCGtgtcccacccctgccaagCCAGCAGCCGTGCCGTGAcatgccgtgccgtgccgtgccaaTTCACCATTCCACGCTTCCTCATCCCCCTCCCCGTCCATCCCCACCCCCCCAGCACACCCCAAAGCCggggcagcaggctgggatcCGGCCAGGCAGGTGCCAACCacaggctgaggggctgggaagggagagccctggggtgggacactgccaggccacagggcagcgctgccagggactgccctgcagggacagggcacagctgaggggTCAGGGCAGGTGGTGACTTGGCTGATTGGTGACTCAGAGGAGCTGGTTTGGTGGCCATTGTCCTCAGGAAGCTTCCAGGGAAATTccagggactgggatggggacagggcctTACTGGGGTGGCTcacacccagctcagctcacacCGAGGGGCTGTGGGGCCCAACAATTCAATTCCAGGGACAACTCTGGTTCCTGGGAGTGCTCTGGGGAAAGGCACCGTCCCCAGTGTCCCACCTGAGCCACTGCTCTCAGCATCCTCAGCTCCCACACACCCACAAGTGCTGGAAATTcgcctttttttccccattcttccCCTCCTTTCACCTgtacccagccctgctgcacagggagagggagaagagggaCCTCTCCTCTTCCCAAGCCTTTGGGAACAGCATTCACGTGGGCAAAGGCAGCTGGAAGATCTCCCTGCAGCTTTGGAAAGGATGAGCTGGATTCAGGTCGAATGACAACCAGAGTCTTTATTCCAAGAGTCCCTTAGGATGGTTGCAGacatacagacacacacatatttACACTCTTACACACCTCACAGAGTTTGAAccaataaattaaaacaaaaagaggacgagggggaatttttttttcctttccttttttttttttgtcgttTTTCTGTCACGTAAGAAACAGCAACTCCCCGAGGCGAGGCTGGGGGAACCAGCTGCAGGATGGCAAACAGAAGCCAACGGGGACACGACCCCGGCCCAGAAGCCGCAGTGACAGGGAGCGTGCTCAGGTCACACTCTGGCTTCGATGCACTCCAGCTGGACCATCTCATCCAGCCGGCAGCCCTCGGCTTGGGCACAGTGGCTCAGGTGGGCACTTGGGCTCTGGGCACCTCTTGCTCTGGGGGTGTGGGGGCAGCCTGCGGCAGTCTGGCACAGGGGGGACTCGCACTCGTCCGAGGTAATGTCCGGCACGTCGTCCGACTGGCTGTCCGAGCTCTCCAGGTCGCTGCGGATGCTCTCGGGCTGGGCCAGGGTGATGTCCCACGTCTGGCTGGCAACGCAGTCCTTTTGCTCACAGCTTTGGTGTTCGCACGTCTGCTCCCGCTTGTTGTCGTCCTCCTcgtcttcctcctcctcctcctcctcctcctcttcctcgtTCTCTGCCATCTGGGTGTGGACGTGCAGGGAGTCCTcggtgctgctgccactggtCAGCTGGTAGTGACTGGGTTTGGCTTCGATGTCCACCTGGATCTCCATGTTATTGCACTCCCTGCAGGAACAACCACCCTCACCTTACTGGGTTTGACTGGGCTCTACTGGGAGGATCACACCCCCCCCAAACACGAGCAAGATGCTGCTCATCACCCCACGACTCGCTGCTCTCCAACAGAGCCAAGATCacccccaggctgagctgggaaagctCCAGAGTCCCCTCAAACCGCCAGAACAGCCCCTGagggtgctgggctgcagatcccctccccagcctccccaccACACACGGAGGCTGCTCCCaaactgtccccagccctcctcccGTGCTAGAAGGATGGATGCCTGGTGCAAACACGGCCATCCCACCACCCACAGCAGCGCTCACAGAGCCTGCATTTCTCCAGGACGGCCTCCACCAACGCTCTGCTCGGCACTCCACGTCCTCCCACCTGTCCTGGGGGTTGTAGGAGCTGATGATGGAACCAGCCATGGCTCGGGTGCTGGCGTTGTCGCTGATGGCCCCCAAACTGACCGAGTCTTTGGGGAAAATCTCCTTCTGGACATCTGCCTGGACTTCCAGCCTGCAGGAAAGAAGAGGGTTCCTCAGAAATGCTTCAGGAGCACCaacccatccctgctccccacgGGAAGGCAAGAATCCCTGTGAGCTGGCCCAGCTCAGTGTGACAGGAGTTTAACCCCAGTGGCTGCTCTGATTTAGTCTCATTTTTGCCTCCATTTAGGCAAATCCATTCCGTTTTCCATGACGAAGGCAAAGCCGTGTTTACATCCATGACTCACACGATTCCTGCGAAGAGCTGATTTCCATGGATCTCGCACAGAGCTGTGATTACATCCCGGCTGCCACATCAACACGTGGCTCTAATTACCCAGCAAACTGACTCACAGGCAAGTTAGGAGGAAAACTGTGGTGCAACCTCCTGACTTGGAGAGCCATGACCCTGCTTGCAGAACAGGAAGCATTGAAGCCTCCAGGCTGGGATAACAGGGCTGGAATAGCTTtaagcagggcaggcaggagctctgtgctgctccaaaTTAAGCTGAAGCATCAGCTCTGTGGTCTCAAGGAGCTCAGTAGGGATCTGTCCTCCTTGCAAGAACTAGACTGGCACTGACTCCagaaacagaatcacagaatggtttgggtttggaaaggaccttaaacatcatccagttccaaccctgTGCCACGGGCAGGAACACTTTCccctagaccaggctgctcagagccccatcaaACCTGGCCCTGGAACATCTCCAAGGATGGGGACTCCACAATCTCTGTGAGCAATCTGTGTCTCCCCACcttgggtggctctgggctccAGATCATCCTAGGTGATCTCCTAGACCTGGTTATTCTACGGCAGACCAACAAAACCAGCACGACACAACCCCTGGATCAAAGCAGCTTCACTCACACTGCTGGAAAGCTCCCCAAATCAAACCCACTCAACCCACAGAGGCCTTGGGAACCCCTCTGCTTTCCCCACGGCCCAGTTACCTGCTGTACTTCCCCTTGCTCCCCGAGAGGACCCCCCCGCTCAGGGTGCCCCCGGACAGGGCGGCGAAGCTGGCGGTCTCGCTGTAGTTGCCCTGGATGACGCTGAGCCCGTCTGTGGGGCTGCCACTGGTGCTCAGCACACTGGTCAGCCCCTCAATGCTGCTCTCTCCGATGCTGGGGTTCTTCAGGGCTCTCCAGGCATCGGCCACTGCGGGGAAGGAGAGCACAGGGGTTGGATTGGCAGTGGGAGCGCTCGGCTGCGATGGCTCATCTCAGGTTTGGGAGACATCAGGACCATAAAGCATTTCATTACGAGAGGCAGCAACAAGAGCATTTTTGCTTCACCCCCTTCCCATCCCCAGTTACTACCTGTGATGGGTCCATCATCTTCATCAAACTCGATTTTCACGCCCTTTCCGTTGGCTGTGCTGACCCCACAGCCACCGCCCCGGCACAGCGAGATGGGCACGACCCCATAGACGTAGGCCAGCATGATGGGGACCCCAAttcctggagaggaggaggagctgggttAAGAGGAGCTTAAAGATGTGTTGGGTagacagaaaagattttttagGGACTCTCTGAGTCAtgcttttgttgcttttaaagGTTCCAATTCACAGTTATGCAGACAGACAGTGGAGGAGCCCTGTGGGCTGAGTGAACCCCAAGAGCATTGAACCCCCAAGGCGTCAGCCACCAAACCATGacaggaggcagctctgtgtgacagGGGACTCCAGGatgggctgtggcacagccagctggagctgcagacaagccctgtgctggctgcgGGCCAGCTCGAGCACACCAGGATGTGAGACAGCGTCGTACCCAAACCCACAGACAGCTGCACTCTGCAAATCATCCTACAGCCACCCCcgtggcactgggctgggctACCCACTCGTCTCAGTGGCTACAAGGGACGGGGCAGAGCCCACTTACCCACACTGACAGCAGCAATGACTGGAGAGGCGATGACAGACAAGGTGACCCCACCAGTGATGGCCAAGTTCCTCTTGTGCTTGGAGGT includes:
- the TMEM54 gene encoding transmembrane protein 54; this translates as MCRAGRLDRSGHRKVLMKTGLILLIVGHLNFITGALVHGSVLRFVVTARDATSLHYGVTNSAAVIAALLTVSCGVSALLLSRYLGPAALKWALLALSACSSLCCLCCLLALLVAIGLTLGNQGRVLLAPCSAASTAPVSRECPFDPTRVYSSTLSLWFISLLLEAVGIFFSIRCLLLALELLRLSCCRGMLRMKVSLQAAPVESPGPGQCLALLRLDSGETARL